GAGGCGGGAGAAGGCGCCCGAAGGTGTGCTTCTTCTGCGTCGACAAGATTGAGCACGTGGATTACAAGGATGTTGAAAAGCTTCGCAAGTACGTCAGCGAGCGCGGCAAGATCATGCCTCGTCGTGTGACCGGTAACTGCGCGAAGCATCAGCGCCAGCTTACGGAGGCTATAAAGCGGGCGCGTCATATGGCCCTCCTTCCTTTCACCCTGGAGTAGGGTCCTGTCGGTAATTTTTCCACGGGGGGAGGAGCCATGCTTCTCCCCCTGTGCTGTTATAACGGACCCGTGCGAATTGAAAGGAGGAGGGAGTTATGACTTCCACTAGAAGCCTGGTGGAATCGGCCCTTCTGGCCGGTTTGGCCGTGGTTCTGTTCATGGCGGCGCACTTCCTGCCGATAATCGGCGCGGCCTTCTCGCTGCTGGCGCCGGCCCCGCTCGTCGTACTCGGGCTCAGGCACGATATGAAGAAGGCCACTCTGGGCCTCGCGGTAGCTACTCTACTGGCGGCGGCCTTCCTGGGGCCCGTCTCCTCTCTCTTCTTTCTGCTGGGCTTCGGGGTGCTGGGGGTAGGGCTCGGCTTTCTGGCCAGAAAGTTCGACAGGGGCGTGGAGGTCCTCATGTACGGCATCCTCGTCTCGCTCGGGAGCAAGCTGCTCCTGATGGTCGTCGCGGGGAAGCTCACCGGGATCAACCCCTTCCAGCTCGACGGAGCGGAGATGCAGGAGATGGTCGACAAGATATTCCTCTTTTATGAGACTACCGGGATGAGCAGGGAGTCTCTCACCGCTGTGAAGGAACAGTTCACGGAGACTATACGCCTGCTGCCGGTAATCTTCCCGGCGATCCTCTCCATGGCCGCGGCGTTGGACTGCTACCTGAGCTATGTGATCAGCTCCTTTGTCCTTAAAAGGGCCGGAGGGAATCCCCTTCCGGAGCTGCCTTCATTTACCGAGTGGCGCTTCCCGAAAAGCGTGTTCAGCGCCTTCGTGGTCTCGATACTGCTCACCATGCTGGGATCCATGGGAAAAGACTGGGGATTCGCCCTGAAGGCCGGGGTGAACCTGCGCCTCCTGGTCAACTTCCTGTTCCTCTTCCAGGGGCTCTCTCTCATATGGTTTTTTCTGAAGAGAAAGACGTCCGGGGGCTTCGGGCGCTTTCTTCGAACGATTGTTATAATATTGACCGTTATGATCCCGATACTCTCCAACATAGCGGTGATACTCGGTATCGGAGACATGTGGCTGGATCTCAGGAGCCGCTTTTACAGGAGTGATGCGTTATGAAAGTCATTTTGAAGCAGGATGTGAACAAGCTGGGTTCGTCCGGGGACCTAGTCGAGGTCTCCGCCGGCTATGCCCGCAACTACCTCTTTCCGCGCTCCCTGGCCGAGGAGGCCACGCCGGAGCGAATGAGGAAATGGAAGGATCAGGAGGCCGCCAGGGAAAAGAGGGAGTCTCGCCTTGAGAACGAGGCGATAGAGCTTAAAAAACGCCTCTCGGGCAAGGCGATCCGAGTGAAAGCCAGCATCGGCGAGAAGGGAAGGCTGTTTGGAAGCGTCACCGCGGCGGTCGTATCTGAGAGCATCGCCTCGCAGCTTTCCGTCAAGATCGACAAAAAGCACCTCCGCATGCCGGAAATCGTGAAGCAGGAGGGCTCCTACCCATTCTCGGCGCGCCTGTACCCGGGCGTCGAGGTGGAGCTGACTCTTATCGTTGAAGGCGAGTAGATGACTACGGCCTCGTGGGACAGGATGCCCCCGGTCTCCCTGGAGGCCGAGCGGGCGGCTCTAGGGGCCTGCCTGATGGACAAGGAGGCCCTGAACATAGTGGTCGAGATCCTCCAGCCGGAGGACTTCTACGACGCCGCTCACAGGACGGCCTTCGAGATCGTCCATCGGATGTCCCAGGGGGACAAGCCGGTAGACCCCCTGACCTTTCTGCAGGAGGCGTCGAGCCTCGGCAAGGCGGATCGGCTCGGTGGCCAGGCCTTCGTCGGGTCGCTGATAGACAGCGTTCCCACGACCGCCAACGTCGAGTACCACGCCGGAATAGTGCGCGACAAGTCGATCTTCCGAAAGCTCATAAGCGCGGGCAACAGCATAGTGAAGCTCGGCTACAGCACGGAGATGGACGTGGACGAGGCCCTCGAGGAGGCGGAACGAGCAGTCTTCGAGATAGCGCAAAAGCGCAACACGATGAACTTCCGCCATGTGGGAGAGGTGCTCGGGCATACATTCCAGCAGATCGAGGATCAGTACAACAGGTCCGACCAGGACGTGACCGGCTTCAACTCCGGCTTCCTTGATCTTGACCGCCTCACCGGCGGGTTTCAGCCCGGCAGCCTAAACATCGTCGCCGCCCGCCCTTCGATGGGAAAGACGGCCCTCGCCGTCAACATAGCCCAGTTCGGGGGTCAGGGCGCAGGGCGTCCTGTGCTGATCTTCAGCCTCGAGATGGGGGCTGAGCAACTGGTCCAGAGGATGCTCGGCGCGGAGGCCAGGATAAACATCCACGACCTGAGGATAGGGTCCTTTCCCCGCTCATCGTGGGAGGCCCTCGCGGACGCGGCGGGCAGGCTGGCCGAGTCTCCCATATACATCGACGACAGCTCCATGCTGTCGACTCTGGAGTTCCGCGCCAGGTGCAGACGCTTCAAGTCCAGGTACGAAAACTTGGGGCTCATACTTGTGGACTACCTTCAGCTGATGAACTCGTCAAGGAAGATAGAGAACAAGCAGCAGGAGGTCGCGGAGATCTCAAGGACTCTCAAGGGAGTGGCGCGCGAGCTTAACACCCCTGTGATCGCTCTGTCGCAGCTCTCGCGGGCCGTGGAGCAGAGGACGGAGAAGAGACCCCAGCTTTCGGACCTTCGAGACAGCGGTGCCATCGAGCAGGACGCGGACACGGTGATGCTCCTCTACCGGCCGGGCTACTACGATGCCACGGTGCCCGGGGAGGATGAGGACATCCGGGCCTTTGTCAGCCTCAGCAAGAACAGAAACGGCCCGACAGGCGAGGTATCGTTGCTCTTCTTCAAGGAGTACACTCGCTTCGTGAACCAGGACCGACGCATTTAGGCCGAAGCGCGCTTGAAGGAAGAACGGGATACCGTTAGAATGAACGACGAGAGCATGCGGATTATCACTACTTTTAAGGTGGCTAGGCGATGAACGACATGAACGAGTCCCGCCCGGGAGTCGCGTCCAAGAGACGTTTGCTTGAGGTGCCGATCGACAGTATAAAGCCCAACCCCGCGCAGCCCAGGCAGTACTTCGAGGAGGCGGAGCTGGAGGAGCTAGCCGCGTCGATAGCGGCCGTCGGTGTCATTCAACCGGTGGTGGTCAGGCCCTCGGAATCCGAGTACGAGCTTGTCGTCGGGGAGCGAAGGCTCAGGGCCGCGTCGATGGCCGGTCTTGACTCCATACCTGCGGTGATCGCGGAGACGGAGACGAGGGACATGAGGGTGACGGCCCTCATAGAGAATATTCACCGAAGCGATCTGTCCGCGATCGAGGAGGCGGAGGCGCTGCAGTCCATCCTCGAGGATACGAAGTGGAGCCAGACGGAGCTGGCCGCCCGGCTGGGGCTATCCCAGTCCGCCGTGTCGAACAAGCTGAGGCTGCTGAAGCTGGAGGCGCCGGTCCAGACGCTCGTGATGCAGGGCAAGCTGGGCGAGCGCCAGGCGCGAGCCCTGATCGGGCT
Above is a genomic segment from Synergistaceae bacterium containing:
- a CDS encoding 30S ribosomal protein S18, whose product is MVVSETRGEGRPPAGPRGPRRGGRRRPKVCFFCVDKIEHVDYKDVEKLRKYVSERGKIMPRRVTGNCAKHQRQLTEAIKRARHMALLPFTLE
- a CDS encoding DUF2232 domain-containing protein, coding for MTSTRSLVESALLAGLAVVLFMAAHFLPIIGAAFSLLAPAPLVVLGLRHDMKKATLGLAVATLLAAAFLGPVSSLFFLLGFGVLGVGLGFLARKFDRGVEVLMYGILVSLGSKLLLMVVAGKLTGINPFQLDGAEMQEMVDKIFLFYETTGMSRESLTAVKEQFTETIRLLPVIFPAILSMAAALDCYLSYVISSFVLKRAGGNPLPELPSFTEWRFPKSVFSAFVVSILLTMLGSMGKDWGFALKAGVNLRLLVNFLFLFQGLSLIWFFLKRKTSGGFGRFLRTIVIILTVMIPILSNIAVILGIGDMWLDLRSRFYRSDAL
- a CDS encoding 50S ribosomal protein L9; the protein is MKVILKQDVNKLGSSGDLVEVSAGYARNYLFPRSLAEEATPERMRKWKDQEAAREKRESRLENEAIELKKRLSGKAIRVKASIGEKGRLFGSVTAAVVSESIASQLSVKIDKKHLRMPEIVKQEGSYPFSARLYPGVEVELTLIVEGE
- the dnaB gene encoding replicative DNA helicase, with amino-acid sequence MTTASWDRMPPVSLEAERAALGACLMDKEALNIVVEILQPEDFYDAAHRTAFEIVHRMSQGDKPVDPLTFLQEASSLGKADRLGGQAFVGSLIDSVPTTANVEYHAGIVRDKSIFRKLISAGNSIVKLGYSTEMDVDEALEEAERAVFEIAQKRNTMNFRHVGEVLGHTFQQIEDQYNRSDQDVTGFNSGFLDLDRLTGGFQPGSLNIVAARPSMGKTALAVNIAQFGGQGAGRPVLIFSLEMGAEQLVQRMLGAEARINIHDLRIGSFPRSSWEALADAAGRLAESPIYIDDSSMLSTLEFRARCRRFKSRYENLGLILVDYLQLMNSSRKIENKQQEVAEISRTLKGVARELNTPVIALSQLSRAVEQRTEKRPQLSDLRDSGAIEQDADTVMLLYRPGYYDATVPGEDEDIRAFVSLSKNRNGPTGEVSLLFFKEYTRFVNQDRRI
- a CDS encoding ParB/RepB/Spo0J family partition protein — translated: MNDMNESRPGVASKRRLLEVPIDSIKPNPAQPRQYFEEAELEELAASIAAVGVIQPVVVRPSESEYELVVGERRLRAASMAGLDSIPAVIAETETRDMRVTALIENIHRSDLSAIEEAEALQSILEDTKWSQTELAARLGLSQSAVSNKLRLLKLEAPVQTLVMQGKLGERQARALIGLSREEQVSMALVAVEEELPANELERRVKEGRIISAKERRTVEPSVPKTSRGSPAVAGGPTGEILKDIAELVERNRRKGIQVAWSVKELAQRELILELIVDLKSASEEPRE